A genome region from Rickettsiales endosymbiont of Stachyamoeba lipophora includes the following:
- a CDS encoding class I SAM-dependent methyltransferase, whose product MKSHKITNLLKSFYLEILYNAKNLKSRLKNILHANFELCNFYIDDGDLKDAEFRIKVLKYFKVENPMLKFCEARLKLAQGNLDAAKELLGEFVKEDKHHVLANFLYDELIEGKKHKFIPSAVVNAYAEMQSNYELNLKKKQKLKIAEWVLTTINQAGKEDGSKLTDLGCGTGSLMKIIASNSKYLLNISGVDGHKACIAVAKEAIYYNQQLSHKDRVYKELYLEDVYHYLEKHTIDVDFIVAINIVNYLREPYQFLEKIAQKMSNNARLFVVYDYTKNDKHEIDLNKFLMRLNSNLLKEQLAKFELAIIREQRFEDEKIEMLMISKVAGSFTANASAGNKAGKTEGKDSANKVLKPEVGSNADKANKIVKAGNVAGDNKVSTAKNVKAKKASDAEDARSNNKVNKVKKTNKE is encoded by the coding sequence ATGAAATCGCATAAAATCACCAATCTACTAAAATCTTTTTATCTTGAAATTTTATATAATGCAAAAAATCTTAAAAGCCGCCTTAAAAATATTTTACATGCCAATTTTGAGTTGTGTAATTTTTATATCGATGATGGTGATTTAAAAGATGCAGAATTTAGAATCAAAGTATTAAAATATTTTAAAGTTGAGAATCCTATGCTTAAATTTTGTGAAGCACGGCTTAAGCTTGCACAAGGTAATTTAGATGCAGCTAAAGAGCTATTAGGTGAATTTGTTAAAGAAGATAAGCATCACGTGTTAGCTAATTTCTTATATGATGAGCTGATTGAAGGTAAAAAACATAAATTTATCCCTAGCGCCGTAGTTAATGCTTATGCTGAAATGCAAAGTAATTATGAATTAAATTTAAAGAAAAAACAGAAATTAAAAATAGCAGAATGGGTATTAACAACTATTAACCAAGCTGGTAAGGAGGACGGTAGTAAGTTAACCGATTTAGGGTGTGGAACTGGTAGTTTAATGAAAATAATCGCCAGTAATAGTAAGTATTTACTTAACATTAGTGGTGTGGATGGGCATAAAGCTTGTATAGCTGTAGCTAAAGAGGCTATCTATTACAATCAGCAGTTAAGCCACAAAGATAGGGTTTATAAGGAACTATATTTGGAAGATGTGTATCATTATCTAGAAAAACATACTATTGATGTAGATTTTATTGTTGCTATAAATATAGTTAATTACCTTAGGGAGCCATACCAGTTTTTAGAAAAAATAGCGCAAAAGATGAGTAATAACGCTCGTTTATTTGTAGTTTATGATTATACTAAAAATGATAAGCATGAAATTGATTTAAATAAATTTCTTATGCGCTTAAATAGCAACTTATTAAAAGAGCAACTGGCTAAATTTGAGTTGGCAATTATACGAGAACAGCGCTTTGAAGATGAAAAAATAGAAATGTTAATGATTAGCAAAGTGGCTGGAAGTTTTACAGCTAATGCTTCTGCTGGCAACAAAGCTGGCAAGACTGAAGGGAAGGATAGTGCAAATAAAGTGCTTAAACCTGAAGTGGGTAGTAATGCAGATAAGGCAAATAAGATCGTCAAGGCTGGCAATGTGGCTGGTGATAATAAGGTTAGTACAGCTAAGAACGTTAAAGCTAAGAAGGCTAGTGATGCCGAAGATGCACGTAGCAATAATAAGGTTAATAAAGTAAAAAAAACTAATAAGGAATGA